A section of the Pimelobacter simplex genome encodes:
- a CDS encoding nucleoside deaminase encodes MITDDDRRYLDLAIEQAQLGWEEGGIPIGAALVHDGQVLAVGRNRRIQLGSAIRHGETDCIENAGRLPASVYRKSTLYTTLSPCFMCAGTSVLYDIPRIVVGENHSFQASEEWLRSRGVVVDIVDDPICRALMDKMMSERPELWAEDIGEEA; translated from the coding sequence ATGATCACCGACGACGACCGCCGCTACCTGGACCTGGCGATCGAGCAGGCGCAGCTCGGCTGGGAGGAGGGCGGCATCCCGATCGGCGCCGCGCTCGTCCACGACGGCCAGGTGCTGGCCGTGGGCCGCAACCGCCGGATCCAGCTCGGCTCGGCCATCCGCCACGGCGAGACCGACTGCATCGAGAACGCCGGCCGGCTGCCGGCCTCGGTCTATCGCAAGAGCACGCTCTACACGACCCTCTCCCCCTGCTTCATGTGCGCGGGCACCTCGGTGCTCTACGACATCCCGCGCATCGTCGTCGGGGAGAACCACAGCTTCCAGGCCTCCGAGGAGTGGCTGCGCTCGCGCGGCGTCGTCGTCGACATCGTCGACGACCCGATCTGCCGCGCGCTCATGGACAAGATGATGAGCGAGCGCCCCGAGCTGTGGGCCGAGGACATCGGGGAAGAAGCATGA
- a CDS encoding glycoside hydrolase domain-containing protein yields the protein MPARPVTVRPHRRFPASLASVVTLTTGALAIVVTLALLGPLRPDAAPTTDAPVDLSAKSTNPVTPGNFTGYGFDQCLAPSQKKMDAWLEHSPFLAVGIYISGNSRACRSQPNLTPTWVRTQLTKGWRLLPISLGPQSSCVGRFPRYGAKIDPTISNSSTNSYAAARAQGKAEADTAVAAAQALGIVPGSTLWYDLEGWSNYKNATCRESALAFLTKWTQRIRNRGYVSGVYSSAGSGMKILDDARAARRTDVVVPDQIWVARWDNVANTSTSYLRSDGWLPGRRMKQYQGGHNETWGGVTINIDRNYLDLGNSTPAAETHCGGVRVDLAYRKVMPRTGSYRADPSLVKALQCLLKEKAGYAGKLTGNFNKKTRASAQAWQRSSGLGVSTSWRKKDWISLHAAGARPVLKIGSRGSDVRRVQRALQIAVPGSRVVVNGVYDATMASAVTAYRKQVGLPAYGVVHSATWAKLAAGAR from the coding sequence ATGCCTGCCCGGCCCGTCACCGTTCGTCCCCACCGCCGCTTCCCAGCGTCCTTGGCCAGCGTCGTCACGCTCACCACGGGCGCCCTCGCGATCGTCGTCACGCTCGCCCTGCTCGGGCCGCTGCGCCCGGACGCCGCGCCCACGACGGACGCCCCGGTCGACCTGAGCGCGAAGAGCACGAACCCGGTCACGCCCGGCAACTTCACCGGCTACGGCTTCGACCAGTGCCTGGCGCCGAGCCAGAAGAAGATGGACGCCTGGCTCGAGCACTCGCCGTTCCTGGCGGTCGGCATCTACATCTCCGGCAACTCCCGCGCCTGCCGCAGCCAGCCGAACCTCACCCCCACCTGGGTGCGCACCCAGCTCACCAAGGGCTGGCGGCTGCTGCCGATCTCGCTCGGCCCGCAGTCGAGCTGCGTGGGCCGGTTCCCGCGCTACGGCGCCAAGATCGACCCGACGATCAGCAACTCCAGCACCAACAGCTACGCCGCCGCCCGCGCGCAGGGCAAGGCCGAGGCCGACACGGCCGTCGCCGCGGCGCAGGCGCTGGGCATCGTCCCGGGCAGCACGCTCTGGTACGACCTGGAGGGCTGGTCCAACTACAAGAACGCGACCTGCCGCGAGTCCGCGCTGGCCTTCCTGACCAAGTGGACCCAGCGGATCCGCAACCGCGGCTACGTCTCGGGCGTCTACTCCAGCGCCGGCTCCGGCATGAAGATCCTCGACGACGCCCGCGCGGCGCGGCGTACCGACGTCGTGGTGCCCGACCAGATCTGGGTCGCCCGGTGGGACAACGTCGCGAACACCTCGACGTCGTACCTGCGCTCGGACGGGTGGCTCCCCGGCCGCCGGATGAAGCAGTACCAGGGCGGCCACAACGAGACCTGGGGCGGCGTGACGATCAACATCGACCGCAACTACCTCGACCTCGGCAACTCCACCCCCGCGGCCGAGACCCACTGCGGCGGCGTGCGCGTCGACCTCGCCTACCGCAAGGTGATGCCGCGCACCGGCTCCTACCGCGCCGACCCGTCGCTGGTGAAGGCGCTGCAGTGCCTGCTCAAGGAGAAGGCCGGGTACGCCGGCAAGCTCACCGGCAACTTCAACAAGAAGACGCGGGCCTCGGCGCAGGCCTGGCAGCGCTCCTCCGGCCTCGGCGTCAGCACGAGCTGGCGCAAGAAGGACTGGATCAGCCTCCACGCCGCCGGCGCCCGTCCGGTGCTCAAGATCGGCTCGCGCGGCAGCGACGTACGGCGGGTGCAGCGGGCGCTGCAGATCGCGGTGCCGGGCTCGCGCGTGGTCGTCAACGGCGTGTACGACGCCACGATGGCCTCGGCGGTGACCGCCTACCGCAAGCAGGTCGGGCTGCCGGCGTACGGCGTCGTGCACAGCGCCACCTGGGCCAAGCTGGCCGCCGGAGCCCGCTGA
- the purS gene encoding phosphoribosylformylglycinamidine synthase subunit PurS gives MARVVVAVMPKPEILDPQGKAVQGALPRLGFTGVTDVRQGKRFEIELEGEVTDAVLAEVEKMAETLLSNPVIENYTVSVEQ, from the coding sequence GTGGCCCGAGTCGTCGTAGCTGTCATGCCGAAGCCCGAGATCCTCGACCCCCAGGGGAAGGCCGTCCAGGGCGCACTGCCCCGGCTGGGCTTCACCGGGGTCACCGACGTCCGTCAGGGCAAGCGCTTCGAGATCGAGCTCGAGGGCGAGGTCACCGACGCGGTGCTCGCCGAGGTCGAGAAGATGGCCGAGACCCTGCTCTCCAACCCGGTGATCGAGAACTACACCGTGAGCGTGGAGCAGTGA
- the purQ gene encoding phosphoribosylformylglycinamidine synthase subunit PurQ: protein MKVGVVTFPGSLDDVDAQRAVRIGGNEAVALWHGDADLKGVDAIVLPGGFSYGDYLRCGAISRFAPVMDKVVEAANAGMPVLGICNGFQILCESHLLPGALIRNDHRKFVCRDQLLRIENSSTPWTSAYTQGQEIRIVLKNGEGGFVADAATLERIEGEGQVVARYLEVNPNGSLNDIAGVSNARGNVVGLMPHPEHAVEELTGSGLDGLGFFTSLVERTFA from the coding sequence GTGAAGGTCGGAGTCGTCACCTTCCCCGGCTCCCTCGACGACGTCGACGCCCAGCGCGCCGTACGGATCGGGGGGAACGAGGCCGTCGCCCTCTGGCACGGCGACGCCGACCTCAAGGGCGTGGACGCGATCGTCCTCCCCGGCGGCTTCTCGTACGGCGACTACCTGCGCTGCGGCGCCATCTCCCGGTTCGCCCCGGTGATGGACAAGGTCGTCGAGGCCGCGAACGCCGGCATGCCCGTCCTGGGCATCTGCAACGGCTTCCAGATCCTCTGCGAGTCGCACCTCCTGCCCGGTGCCCTGATCCGCAACGACCACCGCAAGTTCGTCTGCCGCGACCAGCTGCTGCGCATCGAGAACAGCTCGACCCCCTGGACCTCCGCCTACACCCAGGGCCAGGAGATCCGGATCGTGCTCAAGAACGGCGAGGGCGGCTTCGTCGCCGACGCCGCCACCCTGGAGCGGATCGAGGGCGAGGGCCAGGTCGTCGCCCGCTACCTCGAGGTCAACCCCAACGGCTCGCTCAACGACATCGCCGGGGTGAGCAACGCACGGGGCAACGTGGTCGGTCTGATGCCGCACCCGGAGCACGCGGTCGAGGAGCTCACCGGGAGTGGGCTCGACGGGCTCGGCTTCTTCACCTCGCTCGTCGAGCGCACCTTCGCCTGA
- a CDS encoding general stress protein codes for MSTPTPGGPARSLLTLDFPQSLAVYDDYATAQRTVDFLSDQDFPVQNCMIVGTDLKQVERITGRLTYGRVAAGGAMSGLWFGLFVGILLSFFGTGSTLAIILSTGLMGVAFGLVFALAGYALTRGQRDFSSVSSVVATRYEVLVEHKVAGQARELLAQLPGALPNPFA; via the coding sequence ATGAGCACCCCCACACCCGGCGGTCCGGCCCGTTCCCTGCTGACGCTCGACTTCCCCCAGTCCCTCGCGGTGTACGACGACTACGCCACCGCGCAGCGCACCGTCGACTTCCTCTCCGACCAGGACTTCCCGGTGCAGAACTGCATGATCGTCGGCACCGACCTCAAGCAGGTCGAGCGGATCACCGGCCGGCTCACCTACGGCCGGGTGGCCGCGGGCGGCGCGATGAGCGGGCTGTGGTTCGGCCTGTTCGTCGGGATCCTGCTCAGCTTCTTCGGTACCGGAAGCACGCTCGCGATCATCCTGTCCACGGGACTCATGGGCGTCGCCTTCGGACTGGTCTTCGCGCTGGCCGGCTACGCGCTCACCCGCGGGCAGCGCGACTTCTCCTCAGTCAGCTCGGTGGTCGCGACCCGGTACGAGGTGCTGGTCGAGCACAAGGTGGCCGGTCAGGCGCGCGAGCTGCTGGCCCAGCTGCCGGGCGCGCTGCCCAACCCGTTCGCCTGA
- the codB gene encoding cytosine permease has protein sequence MSAPTSEVAGTEPVVDPDYPVTPVPRHARKSFASLAIVLLGFTVFTPTMIAGAQLGAAFALGDLLRVILLGSLVLGTYVALLGWIGANTGLTTVVMARYVLGNRGSKLGSILLGGTQIGWYGVVIGTIGDLTAQAFEWDSSAAKAAVMIATSVLMCLTACYGYRGMYWVSAISTPLILILAFWVLFRSLDEVGGWSGLADVQPNATMTTAVAITTVVGTFVSAGTQAPNWTRFARSGNQALLACVIGFLVGNGLMIFFGATGAMTFGQGDFVLVLYDLGLVTWGLVLLFGNLWKSNADTAYAFGVAGAELFEKPKKTPFVIYGSIIGTVLALVGVQNHLVDYLVLLGVFIPPLGGVIIGDYYARWRRGGMPEGERLPALNIPNLAVYAFASGIAWIAKEAEFGVPPVIGVVLAALGSYAVGRAGLNRRLS, from the coding sequence ATGAGTGCCCCCACCTCGGAGGTCGCCGGCACCGAGCCGGTCGTCGACCCCGACTACCCGGTGACGCCGGTCCCCCGGCACGCCCGCAAGTCGTTCGCCTCCCTGGCGATCGTGCTGCTCGGCTTCACCGTCTTCACCCCGACGATGATCGCCGGCGCCCAGCTCGGCGCGGCCTTCGCCCTCGGCGACCTGCTCCGCGTCATCCTGCTCGGCTCCCTGGTCCTCGGCACGTACGTCGCCCTGCTCGGCTGGATCGGCGCCAACACCGGCCTGACCACCGTCGTCATGGCCCGCTACGTCCTCGGCAACCGCGGCAGCAAGCTCGGCTCGATCCTCCTCGGCGGCACCCAGATCGGCTGGTACGGCGTCGTCATCGGCACCATCGGCGACCTCACCGCCCAGGCCTTCGAGTGGGACTCGAGCGCGGCCAAGGCCGCCGTCATGATCGCGACGAGCGTCCTCATGTGCCTCACCGCCTGCTACGGCTACCGCGGCATGTACTGGGTCTCGGCCATCTCCACCCCGCTCATCCTGATCCTCGCCTTCTGGGTGCTCTTCCGCTCCCTCGACGAGGTCGGCGGCTGGTCCGGCCTCGCCGACGTCCAGCCGAACGCCACCATGACGACCGCCGTCGCCATCACCACCGTCGTCGGCACCTTCGTCTCCGCCGGCACCCAGGCCCCCAACTGGACCCGCTTCGCCCGCTCGGGCAACCAGGCCCTGCTCGCCTGCGTGATCGGCTTCCTGGTCGGCAACGGCCTGATGATCTTCTTCGGCGCCACCGGCGCGATGACCTTCGGCCAGGGCGACTTCGTCCTCGTGCTCTACGACCTCGGCCTGGTCACCTGGGGCCTGGTGCTGCTCTTCGGCAACCTGTGGAAGTCGAACGCCGACACGGCGTACGCCTTCGGGGTGGCGGGCGCCGAGCTCTTCGAGAAGCCCAAGAAGACGCCCTTCGTCATCTACGGCTCGATCATCGGCACGGTGCTCGCACTGGTCGGCGTACAGAACCACCTGGTGGACTACCTGGTCCTCCTCGGCGTCTTCATCCCGCCGCTCGGCGGCGTCATCATCGGCGACTACTACGCCCGCTGGCGCCGTGGCGGCATGCCCGAGGGCGAGCGCCTGCCCGCCCTCAACATCCCGAACCTCGCGGTCTACGCGTTCGCCAGCGGCATCGCCTGGATCGCGAAGGAGGCCGAGTTCGGCGTGCCTCCTGTCATCGGCGTCGTACTGGCCGCACTGGGCTCGTACGCCGTCGGCCGCGCCGGACTCAACCGCCGGCTCTCCTGA
- a CDS encoding PucR family transcriptional regulator, with protein sequence MGASLAEVLSLPSFRAAGTEVVHGDVGRVQVRWVHSSEVFEMGSLLAGGEVLLTSGLGLHGRTAEHLAAYVDQLADAGVAAIGLEVGRTFFTVPDSILEAVRRRDVPLLVFHRVVPFERMVEDFHELLVRRKVEAGTGDAGWRALTQTVIEGRGLRALLDETSRLAGCAVELRDPEGQTVERSRIASVSGEAGVQVQVRGEAGVHGTLRLLGAETSHRVRVAEAAGIAVALELARGTGGGHRPGLAQSLVADLAAGVVVSRADVLHRLGDLGWPPLEGRHLIVAAVEVDAAVPLTDAASATEQALLDDGRADPAVLVGTSGGHVVVVHRGGRRAVPAQVRDDLTAAAERIAARLPGRVLLGAATPVADPGDLSAAVGRARQVVRTARRYGRRTGVVMERDVAPHRLVTRAIDPQVLSDFVHEQIGPLIDHDREHRSELLRTLDAYLACSLSKARTADLLGLRRQSLYDRLARIERLLGVSLDEADHRTGLGLALLGWRMRTGLDPQVGFGG encoded by the coding sequence GTGGGCGCGAGCCTGGCCGAGGTGCTCTCGCTGCCGTCCTTCCGGGCCGCCGGGACCGAGGTCGTCCACGGGGACGTCGGCCGGGTCCAGGTGCGCTGGGTGCACTCCTCGGAGGTCTTCGAGATGGGCTCGCTGCTGGCCGGCGGCGAGGTGCTGCTGACCTCCGGGCTGGGCCTGCACGGACGCACCGCCGAGCACCTCGCGGCGTACGTCGACCAGCTCGCCGATGCCGGCGTCGCCGCGATCGGGCTCGAGGTCGGCCGGACGTTCTTCACCGTCCCCGACTCGATCCTGGAGGCCGTCCGGCGCCGGGACGTGCCGCTCCTGGTCTTCCACCGGGTGGTGCCCTTCGAGCGGATGGTCGAGGACTTCCACGAGCTGCTGGTACGCCGCAAGGTCGAGGCCGGCACCGGGGACGCCGGGTGGCGGGCGCTGACCCAGACCGTGATCGAGGGCCGGGGCCTGCGCGCCCTGCTCGACGAGACCTCCCGGCTGGCCGGGTGCGCGGTCGAGCTGCGCGACCCCGAGGGGCAGACCGTCGAGCGCAGCCGGATCGCGTCGGTCAGCGGCGAGGCCGGCGTCCAGGTGCAGGTACGCGGTGAGGCCGGTGTGCACGGCACCCTGCGCCTGCTCGGCGCGGAGACCTCGCACCGGGTCCGCGTCGCCGAGGCTGCCGGGATCGCGGTGGCGCTCGAGCTCGCCCGCGGCACCGGGGGAGGGCACCGGCCCGGCCTCGCCCAGTCGCTGGTCGCCGACCTCGCGGCGGGCGTGGTGGTCTCGCGCGCCGACGTCCTGCACCGGCTCGGTGACCTGGGCTGGCCGCCGCTGGAGGGGCGTCACCTCATCGTCGCCGCCGTCGAGGTCGACGCCGCCGTCCCGCTCACCGACGCGGCCTCCGCCACCGAGCAAGCCCTCCTGGACGACGGCCGCGCCGACCCCGCCGTGCTCGTCGGCACCAGCGGCGGGCACGTCGTCGTGGTGCACCGCGGGGGACGCCGGGCGGTGCCGGCCCAGGTCCGCGACGACCTCACCGCGGCGGCCGAGCGGATCGCCGCACGGCTGCCGGGCCGGGTCCTGCTCGGCGCGGCCACGCCGGTCGCGGACCCCGGTGACCTGTCCGCCGCGGTGGGGCGGGCACGCCAGGTGGTGCGCACCGCGCGGCGCTACGGCCGTCGTACCGGGGTCGTGATGGAGCGCGACGTCGCCCCGCACCGGCTGGTCACCCGGGCCATCGACCCGCAGGTGCTCAGCGACTTCGTGCACGAGCAGATCGGGCCGCTCATCGACCACGACCGCGAGCACCGCAGCGAGCTGCTGCGCACGCTCGACGCCTACCTGGCCTGCTCGCTGTCGAAGGCCCGGACCGCCGACCTGCTCGGGCTGCGCCGGCAGTCGCTCTACGACCGGCTGGCCCGGATCGAGCGACTGCTCGGCGTCTCGCTCGACGAGGCCGACCACCGCACCGGGCTGGGACTGGCCCTGCTCGGCTGGCGGATGCGGACCGGGCTCGATCCGCAGGTCGGCTTCGGCGGCTGA